From a single Caldalkalibacillus salinus genomic region:
- the racE gene encoding glutamate racemase, translating to MTNLSNPIAVIDSGVGGLTVAQELLRQLPREEICYFGDTARCPYGQRSIEEVRTFSFQMIDYLMESNPKMLVIACNTATAVILEECREKLDIPVIGVIHPGVRTAIKATVTGRVGVIGTQNTVQSGLYEEALKQIHPALYVKSLACPTLVPLAEKGGGEETEAIQIVKKALAPLAGEDIDTLILGCTHYPLLSNVIQRVIGDQVQMISSADETAREVSTILFHKNLLSQQFGRPMHRFYTSGNVSVFQQIAERWLNKHINVKQVILDS from the coding sequence GTGACCAACTTGAGTAACCCAATTGCAGTGATAGACTCTGGAGTTGGAGGTCTAACGGTCGCCCAAGAGTTACTCCGACAACTCCCCAGGGAAGAGATTTGTTATTTTGGTGATACAGCGAGATGCCCATACGGTCAAAGAAGTATAGAGGAAGTTCGTACATTCAGCTTTCAAATGATAGACTACCTTATGGAAAGCAACCCGAAGATGCTTGTCATCGCGTGCAACACGGCCACAGCGGTTATCCTTGAGGAATGCCGAGAGAAACTGGATATTCCTGTGATCGGCGTTATTCACCCTGGTGTCCGAACAGCGATTAAAGCGACAGTGACTGGAAGAGTAGGTGTCATCGGCACACAGAATACTGTCCAGAGTGGATTGTATGAGGAAGCGCTTAAGCAGATTCATCCTGCTTTATATGTTAAGAGCCTCGCGTGCCCAACGCTTGTTCCGCTAGCTGAGAAAGGTGGCGGAGAAGAGACAGAAGCCATTCAGATTGTAAAAAAGGCTTTGGCCCCTTTAGCAGGAGAGGACATTGACACACTCATTTTAGGGTGCACGCATTACCCATTGCTCTCTAACGTCATACAACGCGTGATAGGAGATCAAGTACAAATGATTAGCTCTGCGGACGAGACCGCCCGTGAAGTCAGTACAATACTGTTCCATAAGAATTTACTTTCACAGCAGTTTGGTCGACCCATGCATCGTTTTTACACAAGCGGTAATGTCTCTGTTTTTCAACAGATAGCGGAGAGATGGTTGAATAAGCACATCAACGTGAAGCAAGTGATACTGGATTCATAA
- a CDS encoding MarR family winged helix-turn-helix transcriptional regulator — MEKEHAFTMEQVGDIERELRYISSIVKQKGREILADFPITPPQFVALQWLNEDGDMTIGELSNKMYLACSTTTDLIDRMEANELVERVRDTSDRRVVRIHLMSKGKSIIEEVLEARRHYLAEVLTHFSEQDVTDLARTLQILHNEMKRDQS; from the coding sequence ATGGAGAAGGAACACGCTTTTACGATGGAACAAGTGGGGGATATCGAGCGAGAGCTTCGGTATATTAGCTCAATTGTCAAACAAAAGGGTAGAGAGATATTAGCCGACTTTCCGATTACACCTCCTCAATTTGTTGCACTGCAATGGTTAAATGAAGACGGTGACATGACCATTGGGGAACTCTCCAACAAAATGTATTTAGCTTGTAGCACGACAACAGACCTCATTGATCGGATGGAAGCAAATGAGTTAGTCGAAAGAGTACGGGATACGAGCGACCGCAGAGTGGTACGCATTCACCTAATGAGTAAAGGGAAGAGCATTATTGAAGAAGTACTAGAGGCTCGTAGACATTATCTGGCTGAAGTATTAACCCATTTTTCTGAGCAGGATGTCACAGATTTAGCACGCACATTGCAAATTTTGCATAATGAAATGAAGAGAGATCAATCGTAA
- a CDS encoding manganese catalase family protein: MFFHVKELQYEAIPERPDPVYAKWLQEILGGQFGEISVALQYLFQGWNGRADVKYRDMLMATGTEELAHIEMLATMIARLLDGAPVGDQETAAQHPVIGAVLGGMNPQHAIVSGLGAMPADSEGNPWTASYINASGNLLADFRFNLTMESNGRLQAVRLYEATNDRGVKDMLSWLIARDTMHQNQWLAAICELEERENVVVPSTFPRSLEKHEVAYTFYDFTNGEAACDGRWAHGRSMDGLGEFTCVKNPPAYGQVPNLPPAPPYIHDTMPMYFDGQHHMPPHWG, encoded by the coding sequence TTGTTCTTTCATGTTAAAGAATTGCAATATGAGGCTATACCCGAACGCCCAGATCCCGTATATGCCAAATGGCTCCAAGAAATTTTAGGTGGACAGTTCGGGGAGATATCGGTCGCGTTACAATACTTGTTTCAAGGCTGGAATGGTCGAGCGGATGTTAAATACAGAGATATGCTCATGGCAACCGGTACTGAGGAATTAGCTCACATTGAGATGTTGGCAACCATGATTGCGCGCTTATTAGATGGGGCGCCTGTTGGAGATCAAGAAACCGCTGCTCAACACCCCGTTATCGGTGCTGTCCTTGGAGGAATGAACCCACAACATGCCATTGTTTCAGGTTTAGGTGCCATGCCTGCCGACAGTGAAGGGAACCCATGGACCGCCAGTTATATTAATGCTAGTGGCAACCTTTTGGCTGATTTCCGTTTTAATTTGACGATGGAGTCTAACGGGCGGTTGCAGGCTGTCCGTCTATATGAAGCAACGAATGACCGCGGTGTCAAGGATATGTTATCCTGGCTAATTGCAAGGGATACGATGCATCAAAATCAGTGGTTAGCCGCTATCTGTGAATTAGAGGAAAGAGAAAATGTTGTGGTACCAAGTACTTTCCCTCGTTCTCTAGAGAAACACGAGGTCGCTTACACGTTCTATGATTTCACCAACGGTGAAGCCGCTTGTGATGGACGTTGGGCACATGGTAGAAGTATGGATGGTTTAGGTGAATTTACTTGTGTGAAAAACCCTCCTGCCTATGGCCAAGTACCAAATCTACCGCCAGCCCCGCCATATATCCATGACACTATGCCCATGTATTTTGACGGACAACACCACATGCCACCTCATTGGGGATAG
- a CDS encoding helix-turn-helix domain-containing protein: MKGNDQSAKPLLTNREREVFELLVQDKTTKEIAGLLFISEKTVRNHISNVMQKLGVKGRSQAVVELVRLGELTI, translated from the coding sequence TTGAAGGGGAACGACCAAAGTGCGAAGCCATTATTGACGAACAGAGAAAGAGAAGTATTTGAGTTACTAGTACAAGATAAGACAACAAAAGAAATTGCTGGCCTTTTATTTATTAGTGAAAAGACCGTGCGCAATCACATTAGCAATGTTATGCAGAAATTAGGAGTAAAAGGTCGCTCTCAGGCTGTTGTCGAACTTGTTCGTTTAGGTGAACTAACAATCTGA
- a CDS encoding chemotaxis protein CheX, whose protein sequence is MEAQYINPFLSSAKMVLEQVIQVSPHQGKTDVCDVFFKEDHVWIAIGLTGQWAGQILFGIDRNVALRIVSVMMGGMTVTEFDDISKSAISELGNMISGNASVLLSTEGINIDITPPQLIANSEEFTASGKAISVPIELEDIGVINLQMIVQQSI, encoded by the coding sequence ATGGAGGCACAATATATAAATCCTTTTTTAAGTTCTGCAAAAATGGTGCTGGAACAAGTCATTCAAGTTTCACCCCATCAGGGAAAAACGGATGTCTGTGACGTGTTTTTCAAAGAAGATCATGTATGGATTGCGATTGGACTTACAGGACAATGGGCAGGTCAAATCCTATTTGGTATTGATCGTAATGTTGCACTCCGCATCGTATCGGTCATGATGGGAGGGATGACGGTCACTGAATTTGATGACATAAGTAAAAGTGCAATATCAGAACTCGGCAATATGATATCTGGCAATGCAAGTGTGCTTTTATCTACCGAAGGAATCAACATCGATATTACACCTCCACAGTTAATTGCCAACTCTGAAGAGTTCACCGCTTCAGGCAAGGCGATCTCTGTTCCCATAGAACTTGAAGATATCGGCGTTATTAACTTACAAATGATCGTTCAACAGTCCATATAG
- a CDS encoding thioesterase family protein: MKHISFIEPDVESWLDSFHFETTLKVRFSETDAFGHVNNVSHIIYFEQARLDYFEDIGVFSAFLDPAYPTMVVAADIHCHYVGQMYFNQRLKVKVKSAKVGTSSLDLHYAIVDEEDNMQVLAVARGAIVHVHKSTGKSTPWSLEMKEKVLNYEKV; encoded by the coding sequence GTGAAACATATATCCTTTATTGAGCCTGACGTTGAAAGTTGGTTAGACTCTTTTCATTTTGAAACCACATTAAAAGTCAGGTTTTCAGAAACTGATGCGTTTGGTCATGTGAATAACGTGAGTCATATCATATATTTTGAACAAGCTAGGCTCGATTACTTTGAAGACATAGGTGTATTCTCCGCTTTTCTAGACCCTGCATATCCCACTATGGTTGTGGCTGCAGACATCCATTGCCATTATGTTGGTCAAATGTACTTTAATCAGAGGTTAAAGGTAAAAGTAAAGTCAGCCAAAGTTGGTACTTCGTCCCTAGACTTACATTACGCCATCGTGGACGAAGAAGATAATATGCAAGTACTTGCTGTGGCCAGAGGCGCCATTGTACATGTACACAAATCAACTGGAAAAAGCACTCCTTGGTCTTTAGAAATGAAGGAAAAAGTACTCAATTATGAGAAGGTTTAA
- the sdhB gene encoding succinate dehydrogenase iron-sulfur subunit, giving the protein MSEKTVKFIVTRQDGPEGTPYDEEFELEHRPNMNVIGALMEIQRNPVNSKGEQTTPVVWESNCLEEVCGACSMVINGKPRQACTALIDQLEQPVRLAPMSTFPVTRDLSVNRDRMFDALKKVKGWIPIDGTYDLGPGPKMAESKRQWAYELSKCMTCGVCLEACPNVNSSSSFIGPAPLSQVRLFNAHPTGEMNKEERLETIMGEGGITDCGNSQNCVQSCPKGIPLTTSIAALNRDTTVHAIKKFLGS; this is encoded by the coding sequence ATGAGTGAGAAGACCGTAAAATTTATTGTCACTCGTCAGGATGGTCCTGAAGGCACGCCGTACGATGAAGAATTCGAACTAGAACATCGCCCTAATATGAATGTGATCGGGGCATTAATGGAAATACAGCGTAATCCTGTTAACAGCAAAGGTGAGCAAACAACACCTGTTGTATGGGAATCTAACTGTCTCGAAGAGGTGTGTGGCGCTTGTTCTATGGTTATCAATGGGAAACCCCGTCAAGCGTGTACCGCCCTTATTGATCAATTAGAACAACCGGTTAGACTCGCACCGATGAGTACATTCCCTGTGACTCGAGATTTATCTGTTAATCGTGATCGCATGTTTGACGCCTTGAAAAAAGTAAAAGGTTGGATTCCGATCGATGGGACTTACGACCTTGGACCAGGGCCTAAAATGGCTGAGTCTAAACGTCAATGGGCATACGAACTATCTAAATGCATGACATGTGGTGTATGTTTAGAAGCTTGTCCGAATGTGAATAGTAGTTCTTCCTTTATAGGACCGGCTCCTTTAAGCCAAGTACGTTTATTTAATGCTCATCCGACGGGAGAGATGAACAAAGAGGAGCGTCTAGAAACCATCATGGGTGAAGGTGGGATCACAGACTGTGGTAACTCTCAGAACTGTGTTCAATCTTGTCCAAAAGGTATACCACTCACAACGTCTATCGCAGCATTAAACCGTGATACGACGGTCCATGCGATTAAGAAGTTCCTCGGATCATAA
- the sdhA gene encoding succinate dehydrogenase flavoprotein subunit, which translates to MSKGKIIVVGGGLAGLMATVKAAEAGVPVDLISLVPVKRSHSVCAQGGINGAVNTKGEGDSPWEHFDDTVYGGDFLANQPPVKAMCDAAPGIIHLMDRMGVMFNRTSEGLLDFRRFGGTRHHRTAFAGATTGQQLLYALDEQVRRHEVRGLVNKYEGWEFLSAIIDDDGVCRGISAQNLKNSEVHTFAGDAVILATGGPGIVFGKSTNSVINTGTAAAAVYQQGASYANGEFIQIHPTAIPGDDKLRLMSESARGEGGRVWTYKDGKPWYFLEEKYPAYGNLVPRDIATREIFDVCVEQKLGINGENMVYLDLSHKDPKELDIKLGGIIEIYEKFMGDDPRKVPMKIFPAVHYSMGGLWVDYDQMTNIPGLFAAGEVDYQYHGANRLGANSLLSSIYGGMVAGPKAIEYINSLDKTVEDVPSTVFDAEKKKQEDKYDSILNMDGTENAYVIHKELGQIMTDNVTVVRHNDRLKETDQKIQELIERYHNINMIDTGKWNNQAAPFTRQLWNMLQLARVITLGALNRDESRGAHYKPEFPERNDEEFLKTTKAFFDPEQNGPRFEYEDVDVSLIKPRKRDYSKAKEAAKK; encoded by the coding sequence TTGAGTAAAGGTAAAATCATCGTAGTAGGTGGTGGGCTCGCTGGTTTAATGGCCACGGTAAAAGCAGCCGAAGCGGGTGTTCCAGTCGACTTAATTTCCCTTGTACCTGTAAAACGTTCTCACTCCGTATGTGCACAAGGCGGAATTAACGGTGCAGTTAACACAAAAGGGGAGGGAGATTCTCCTTGGGAGCACTTTGATGATACAGTATATGGTGGAGATTTTCTAGCAAACCAACCTCCAGTAAAAGCGATGTGTGATGCAGCACCTGGCATCATTCATTTAATGGACCGAATGGGGGTTATGTTTAACCGTACTTCTGAAGGTTTACTAGATTTTAGACGCTTTGGTGGTACGCGACACCATCGAACGGCGTTTGCGGGTGCGACGACAGGACAACAACTATTATACGCCCTAGATGAGCAAGTACGTCGTCATGAAGTGAGAGGACTAGTGAATAAATACGAAGGCTGGGAATTCCTTTCTGCTATTATTGACGATGACGGCGTTTGTCGCGGAATTTCTGCCCAAAACCTTAAAAATTCTGAAGTTCACACGTTTGCCGGCGATGCTGTCATTTTAGCGACGGGTGGCCCCGGCATTGTTTTCGGTAAATCTACGAACTCTGTTATTAACACAGGTACGGCTGCTGCAGCAGTATATCAGCAAGGTGCAAGTTACGCCAATGGTGAGTTTATACAGATTCACCCTACAGCAATCCCTGGTGACGACAAGCTACGCTTGATGTCCGAATCAGCGCGTGGTGAAGGGGGCCGAGTATGGACGTATAAAGACGGTAAACCGTGGTATTTCCTTGAAGAAAAATATCCGGCTTACGGTAACCTTGTGCCTCGTGATATTGCCACGAGAGAAATTTTCGACGTATGCGTAGAGCAGAAGCTAGGCATTAACGGAGAAAATATGGTCTATCTTGACCTCTCTCATAAGGACCCGAAAGAACTAGACATTAAGCTTGGCGGTATCATTGAAATTTATGAAAAATTCATGGGAGATGACCCGCGGAAGGTGCCTATGAAGATCTTCCCTGCTGTTCATTACTCCATGGGTGGATTATGGGTTGATTATGATCAAATGACGAATATCCCTGGACTCTTTGCAGCGGGCGAAGTGGACTATCAGTATCACGGTGCTAATAGACTCGGTGCCAACTCGTTGCTATCCTCTATTTATGGTGGCATGGTTGCAGGTCCGAAAGCGATCGAATACATTAACAGTCTAGATAAAACCGTTGAAGATGTGCCAAGTACAGTCTTTGATGCTGAGAAGAAAAAGCAAGAAGACAAGTATGATAGCATTCTCAACATGGACGGTACAGAGAACGCTTATGTGATTCACAAAGAACTGGGACAAATCATGACCGACAACGTAACCGTTGTTCGCCACAATGACCGACTAAAAGAAACGGATCAAAAGATACAAGAGTTGATTGAGCGCTATCATAACATTAACATGATTGATACAGGAAAATGGAATAACCAAGCTGCACCATTTACCCGTCAGCTTTGGAATATGCTACAATTAGCTAGAGTGATCACACTCGGTGCCTTGAACCGAGATGAGAGTCGTGGTGCACACTACAAACCGGAATTCCCTGAACGTAACGATGAAGAATTCCTCAAAACAACGAAAGCATTCTTTGATCCAGAACAGAATGGACCTCGCTTTGAGTACGAAGATGTTGATGTTTCCCTCATCAAACCACGTAAACGAGATTATTCTAAAGCGAAGGAGGCGGCTAAAAAATGA